CAAGGACAAGGCGCTTCGCGATGCGTTGAAGCCCGGCGGAAACTGTGCTGCTGCGGCCGCGATTGGAAAAGCGGTAGCAGAGCGAGCTGTCGCGGCTGGGATCAAGCGTGTCAAATTGGATCGTGGTCATTGCAAGTACCACGGTCGCGTCAAAGCGTTCGCAGAAGCTGCACGCGAAGCTGGGCTGGAATTTTAATTTCGCTTTGGATTGCATCTTTTGGTTTCGGCCAGGAGAGCGAGCAAAGCACCATCGCAATCAATCATCGAAGAGAACGAACTGGTGTCTGACAATTCTGGACAAGGCGATCTGCTTGAT
Above is a genomic segment from Rosistilla ulvae containing:
- the rplR gene encoding 50S ribosomal protein L18, encoding MDKNKKQDKNRQRRRFHVRNKLRGSADHPRLCVNRSLSHFSCQLVDDINGKTLASASTKDKALRDALKPGGNCAAAAAIGKAVAERAVAAGIKRVKLDRGHCKYHGRVKAFAEAAREAGLEF